Within the Streptomyces sp. NBC_00353 genome, the region TGGCGGTGGTCTTCATGCCCGCGACGTCGGAGCCGGTGCCCGGCTCCGTCATCGCCAGCGCCCACATCTCCTCGCCGGTGACGAACTTCGTCAGGTAGCGCTTCTTCTGCTCGTCGGAGGCGAGCAACTTGATGTACGGCAGGGCGAGCAGCACGTGCACGCCGGAGCCGCCGAAGGAGACGCCCGCGCGTGCGGTCTCCTCGTAGAGCACAGCCTCGAACTTGTGCGTGTCCAGCCCCGCGCCGCCGAACTCCTCGGGGACGTTGATGCCGAATATGCCCAGCTCACCGAGCTTGTCGTAGAAGTCGCGCGGCGCCTGGCCCGCGGCGAACCACTCGTCGTAGACGGGCGCGACCTCGGCCTCGATGAAGGCGCGGATGGTCTCCCGGAACGCCTCGTGGTCCTCGTTGAATACCGTACGGCGCACGGGGGTGCCTCCTCTGTCAGCTTCGGTCAGCGGTGAGTGAGCTTCGGCCAGGGCTGGCTAAGCGCTTGCTCAGTTCTGGTCAAAAGTTACCCGGCAGTCACCGGGGCTGTCCAGAGTTGGCCGGCGGGGGTCGCCCACATCACAGCCGGCGCTCACGCCCGACCGGCCGGCCCCGATCCCACTGCCGGACCGGCCGACCGCGACCGCGCCGGCCGGTCCGGTCGGCGGGGCCTCACTGCTGCCGCAGTGCGAACCAGAGCTCCGTCCGTACGTCCATGTCGTCCAGGTCCGCGTCCAGCAGCGTCGCGCAGCGGGCGATGCGCTGGCGGACCGTGTTGCGGTGGACCTGGAGGGCTGTGGCCGTGCGGTCCCAGCTGCCGTGGAGGCTCAGCCAGCAGCGGAGCGTCTCCGCGAGCGTGGGGGTGAGCGGAGCGAGCAGCGCGCGGGCGTGCGCCTCCGCCTCGGCGCGCGGGACGAGAGCGGCAAGGCCCCGGCCGGTGTCGGTGTGGTGGTGGGCCAGCGGGGTACGGGTGGCCACGGCACGGCCCAGCGCGCGGGCCGCCTGACCGTCGGCGAGGTCCAGTGCGGTGATGGGGGCCGGGGCGGAGGTGCCGAGTGTCCACCCGGGCTGCGGAGTGATCCGGTCGCCGCCCGGGACCAGGACCTTGACGGCGTCGCCGCCCCGGCCCGCGTCGACCAGGGCCGACCCGAGGGCGGCGCCCAGCGACCCGGCGGTGAGCGGGTCGACCGGGCCGCCGCCGCTGCGGCGTGCGTGCACCACCGTCCAGAGTCCGGCGCCGCCGAGCAGCGGGGCGACGGCCACCGGGTCCGCGCCGAGCAGCAGCCGCACGAGCGCCGCCGACCGGCCGGCGGCGTCGGCGCCCTGGTGCGGGGCGGCCAGCAGGGAGAGGAGGACGACCGCGATCCCGGTGACCGTGTGGTCGCCCGCCTCGCGCCGCCCCGTCGCCAGCGCCAGGACGAGCCCCTGCCCGCCGCCGAGCGCGTACGCGAAGAGATGCGAGTCGCCGAGGGTGTCGGTCGCGGACGTCGGGGCCGGGGAGACGGGGGCGGCGGTGGGGGAGACCACGCGGGCCAGCCGGGTCAGGGCCGCCCGTACCTCGGGGGCCGGGCGGCGGCCCGCCGCGTGCAGCTCCTCGCCGGCCGCGGAGAGCAGCATCGCCCGGCCCGCCAGCTGCGCGGCAAGCTGGTGCAGCACCGCGGGCACCGGGTCCGGCCGGGCCGCGGCCGTCGCCAGTGCCTGCTGGGCGCGCGTCACCCGGCGTAGCTCCCGGTGCCGGGCCTCCGCCATCAGTCGCCACACCGCCCGCGCGATTGCTGTGAACGGCGTCGCGGGTGGCACCTCCACCAGTGGCAGCCCGTGCCGGTCGCACGCCTCGATCAGCGCCTGCGGCACCGCGTCGTGCACCGGGGTGACCCCGAAGCCGAGTGCCGCCGCCCCGGCCTCCACCAGCCGGGCGACATACGTGTCCGGCTCCTTGAGCAGCACTCCGGCGCTCAGCAGCAGCTCACCGCCGAGCAGATACGGGTACGGGTCGGCCATCTCCGAGGTGTGCACCCACAGCAGGTCGACGTGGGCCGGGCCCGCGATCAGGCGCAGTCCGAGATCCTCGCGGGCGAGCAGCTCGGCGAGCGGGATCGGCGGAGTGGGGGGAGCCGACCCGGAGGGGGCGGCGGACCCGGAAGGAGCGGCGGGGACGGTGGATCCGGTGGGGGCAGGGGGCCCGGTGGGAGTGTCCGGCATGGACGGTCCATCCATTGGCTACGGCGAGATTGGATAAAACGTACACTTCAGCGCCGCCTGCGGGCCACCTACCGTCTTCACGAACCACACATCCCGCAATGACCCGCAACGTGACTGAGACGGAGGAAGCCCATGGCTGTCGACTACGCGGTGATCGTCGTCTATCTGGCCGGCATGCTCGCCATGGGTTGGTGGGGCATGCGCCGCGCCAAGTCCAAGAGCGAATTCCTGGTGGCGGGCCGCCGCCTCGGCCCCTGGATGTACTCCGGGACCATGGCCGCGATCGTCCTCGGCGGCGCGTCCACCATCGGTGGCGTCGGCCTCGGCTACCAGTACGGGCTCTCCGGCGCCTGGATGGTCTTCACCATCGGTCTCGGACTGCTCGCCCTGTCCATCTTCTTCTCGGCGCGCATCGCCCGGCTGAAGGTCTACACCGTCTCCGAGATGCTCGACCTGCGCTACGGCGGCCGGGCCGGCCTCATCTCCGGCGTCGTGATGTGGGCGTACACGCTGATGCTCGCGGTCACCTCGACCATCGCGTACGCCACCATCTTCGACGTCCTCTTCGACATGAACCGGACCGTCGCGATCATCCTCGGCGGCGCCATCGTCGTCGCGTACTCGACGCTCGGCGGCATGTGGTCGATCACGCTCACGGACATGGTGCAGTTCGTCGTCAAGACGATCGGTGTGCTGCTCCTGCTCCTGCCGATCGCGGTCATCAAGGCCGGCGGCTTCAGCGAGATGAAGGCGAAGCTGCCCACCGAGTACTTCGACCCGCTGGGCATCGGCGGCGAGACGATCTTCACCTACGTGCTGATCTACACCTTCGGCATGCTGATCGGTCAGGACATCTGGCAGCGCGTGTTCACCGCACGCACCGACCGCACCGCGCGCTGGGGCGGCACCGTCGCCGGTACGTACTGCCTGGTCTACGCGCTCGCCGGAGCCGTCATCGGCACCGCGGCCAAGGTGATGTACCCGAAGCTGCCCAGCGCGGACTCCGCCTTCGCGACCATCGTCAAGGACGAACTGCCGGTGGGTGTGCGAGGGCTGGTGCTGGCCGCCGCACTCGCCGCGGTGATGTCGACGTCGTCCGGTGCGCTGATCGCCTGCGCCACCGTCGCCAACAACGACATCTGGTCGAAGCTGCGGGGCGTGGTGTCGCGCGGCCGGGGCGACGAGCACGACGAGGTGAAGGGCAACCGGGTCTTCATCCTCATCATGGGTGTGGCCGTCATCGTCATCGCCATCGCGCTCAATAATGTGGTGGAAGCGCTGACCGTCGCGTACAACCTGCTCGTCGGCGGTCTGCTGGTGCCGATCCTCGGCGGTCTGCTGTGGCGCCGGGGCACGGCGGCCGGTGCGCTGGCCGCGGTCTCGGTGGGCGGCGTCGCCGTGATCGGCCTGATGGCGACCTACGGAATCCTCGCCAACGAGCCGGTCTACTACGGGCTGCTGGCCTCGCTCGCGGTGTACGTGATCGTCTCCCTGGCGACGAAGCCGACCGATGCGGCGGTGCTGGTCGCCTGGCGCGAGCGGCTGGCGGGGAAGGGTGCCGACTCGGACGAGACGGCCCCGGAATCCGTGACCGTCTGACCACTTGTCCTCAACATCCCCCATCGCCTCAAGGGCATGGGAGGTGTCCCCTCGACGGGCTCGATCCTGGCCCTGTCGTCCTCAATCGCCGGGCAGGCAATCCGAGCCCGTCCGGCGATTGGGGACACAACCCGTTGTACCCGCACCACCCCGCGTCATCAGAAGAAAGGCACTCCCCATGAGCAGCAACGAAACGCCGCGCGGCCCCATCGACTCCTCCCGCGTCCCGCGGTACGCCGGGCCAGCGACGTTCGCGCGGCTGCCCCGCCTCGACGAGGTCGGTACCGCCGATGTCGCCGTCGTCGGCGTGCCCTTCGACACGGGTGTCTCGTACCGCCCCGGTGCACGCTTCGGCGGCAACGCCATCCGTGAGGCGTCGCGCCTGCTGCGCCCGTACAACCCGGCGCAGGACGCCTCGCCGTTCGCCCTCGCGCAGGTCGCCGACGCCGGTGACATCGCCGCCAACCCGTTCAACATCAACGAGGCCGTCGAGACGATCGAGGCCGCGGCCGACGATCTGCTCGGTACCGGCGCCCGCATGATGACGCTCGGCGGCGACCACACCATCGCGCTGCCCCTCCTTCGCTCCGTCGCGAAGAAGCACGGCCCCGTCGCCCTGCTCCACTTCGACGCCCACCTCGACACGTGGGACACCTACTTCGGCGCCGAGTACACCCACGGCACGCCGTTCCGCCGGGCCGTCGAGGAGGGCATCCTCGACACGTCCGCGCTCTCCCACGTCGGCACGCGCGGCCCGCTGTACGGCAAGCAGGACCTCGACGACGACGCCAAGATGGGCTTCGGCATCGTCACCTCCGCCGACGTCATGCGCCGCGGTGTCGACGAGATCGCCGACCAGCTGCGCCAGCGCATCGGCGACCGCCCGCTGTACATCTCCATCGACATCGACGTGCTGGACCCGGCGCACGCGCCCGGCACCGGCACCCCCGAGGCCGGCGGTCTCACCTCCCGCGAGCTCCTCGAGATCGTCCGCGGCCTGTCCTCCTGCAACCTGGTCTCCGCCGACCTGGTCGAGGTCGCCCCCGCGTACGACCACGCGGAGATCACCTCTGTCGCCGCCTCGCACACGGCGTACGAACTCACGACGATCATGTCCCGTCAGATCGCGGCGGCGAAGGGGGTCGAGGGCAAGTGACCCACGACCACCACGACGAGCGCCCGCAGCTCACCCCCGAGCAGATCGCGGCCGCGCTGAACCCGTCGGCCGGACGCAACGGCGGCGACCTCGTCGTCGAGACCCTCCAGGGCCTCGGCGCGACCACCGTCTTCGGTCTGCCCGGCCAGCACGCGCTCGGCATGTTCGACGCGCTGCGCCGCTCGTCCCTCTCGTACGTCGGCCTGCGCGTCGAGAACAACGCGGGCTTCGCCGCCGACGCGTACGGCCGGATCACCGGGGAAGTCGCCCCTCTGCTGCTCTCCACCGGCCCGGGGGCCCTCACCTCCCTCGCCGCGCTCCAGGAGGCGGCGGCCGCCTCGGCGCCCGTGCTGGCCATCTCCAGCCAGATCCCGACCGCGGGCCTGGGCGGCGGGCGCCACGGTTACCTGCATGAACTCCGGGACCAGAAGGCGTCGTTCCGCGACGTCGTGAAGTCCGTCCACACGGTCCGTACGGCGTCGCAGATCCCGTCCGCGATCGCCGCCGCCTGGGAGTCCGCGCTGACGGCCCCGCACGGCCCGGTCTGGATCGAGATCCCGCAGGACGTGCTCCTGGCCGAGACCACCCTGCCGGCGGTCACCGCCATGGACGCCACGCCGAGGCCGCTCCACGCCCGCCCCGAGCTGACCGCCGTGGCGGCCCACCTGCTGGCGAACGCCGAACGGCCGGCGATCATCGCGGGCGGCGGAGTCGTACGCTCCGACGCGTCCGGCAAGCTGCTCGCTCTCGCGGAGAAGATCGACGCCCCGGTCGTCACCACGTTCGGCGGCAAGGGCGCCTTTCCCTGGGAGCACCCGCTCTCGCTCCAGTCCTGGCTGGAGGACCGTCACACGACGGACTTCCTCGAAGCGGCGGACGTCCTGCTGGTCATCGGCTCCGGACTGGGCGAACTCTCCTCGAACTACCACACGTTCAGCCCGCGCGGCCGGGTCATCCAGATCGAGGCGGACGCCGGGAAGCTGGAGTCCAACCACCCCGCGCTCGGCATCCACGCCGACGCCCGCGAGGCCCTTGCCGACCTCCTCGAAGCGGTCGACCGCCGCGAGGACCCGTCGGCCGCGGACCGCGTCCGTACGGTGCTCGAAGCGGTACGGGAACGGATCGCCGGCCAGGACCTCACCCTGGAACAGCAGCTCATCGCCTCGGTGCGCGAAGCGCTGCCCGACACGTCCCCGAGCTTCTGGGACATGACGATCCTCGCCTACTGGGCCTGGTCCGCCTTCGACGCCCGCCACCCCAACACCATGCACTCGGCGCAGGGCGCGGGCGGTCTCGGCTACGGCTTCCCGGCCGCGCTCGGCGCGGCGGCGGCCGACCGTACGAAGCCGGTCCTGGCGGTCTCCGGCGACGGCGGCGCGATGTACTCGATCGCGGAACTGGCCACGGCCCGTCAGTACGACCTGCCGGTCACCTGGTTGATCATCGACGACGGCGGCTACGGCATCCTGCGCGAGTACATGACGGGCGCGTTCGGCGAGGCCACGGCGACGGAACTGTCCCGCCCGGACTTCGTCGCCCTCGCCGAGTCGTTCGGCGTACCGGCGGTCCGCACGACCCCGGAGACGCTCGCCGACGACCTGTCGAAGTCCTTCGCGGAGCCCGGTCCTTCGGTGGTCGTGCTCCCGGCACTGCTCAGGATGTTCGAGCCGACGCATCTGTAGGCCGCGACCCCACTGAGGTCCCGGGACACGGACCCGGAACCTCCCCTCGTCCGCGAGGTCCTCACCGACCTCGCGGACGAGTCGGTCGTCGCTCGCCCCGAAGCCGGTGTCCCGCGTCACAACCGCGCCGTCCGGGCCGGGCGCGTACAACTTTTCGACCGCTCAGGAGTCTTCTGTGTGCCAGGTGTGCAGGGGGCGCACCACACAGATCACTCAGGGGGAGACGTCTCATGACGGACCGGCC harbors:
- a CDS encoding PucR family transcriptional regulator, which codes for MPDTPTGPPAPTGSTVPAAPSGSAAPSGSAPPTPPIPLAELLAREDLGLRLIAGPAHVDLLWVHTSEMADPYPYLLGGELLLSAGVLLKEPDTYVARLVEAGAAALGFGVTPVHDAVPQALIEACDRHGLPLVEVPPATPFTAIARAVWRLMAEARHRELRRVTRAQQALATAAARPDPVPAVLHQLAAQLAGRAMLLSAAGEELHAAGRRPAPEVRAALTRLARVVSPTAAPVSPAPTSATDTLGDSHLFAYALGGGQGLVLALATGRREAGDHTVTGIAVVLLSLLAAPHQGADAAGRSAALVRLLLGADPVAVAPLLGGAGLWTVVHARRSGGGPVDPLTAGSLGAALGSALVDAGRGGDAVKVLVPGGDRITPQPGWTLGTSAPAPITALDLADGQAARALGRAVATRTPLAHHHTDTGRGLAALVPRAEAEAHARALLAPLTPTLAETLRCWLSLHGSWDRTATALQVHRNTVRQRIARCATLLDADLDDMDVRTELWFALRQQ
- a CDS encoding sodium:solute symporter encodes the protein MAVDYAVIVVYLAGMLAMGWWGMRRAKSKSEFLVAGRRLGPWMYSGTMAAIVLGGASTIGGVGLGYQYGLSGAWMVFTIGLGLLALSIFFSARIARLKVYTVSEMLDLRYGGRAGLISGVVMWAYTLMLAVTSTIAYATIFDVLFDMNRTVAIILGGAIVVAYSTLGGMWSITLTDMVQFVVKTIGVLLLLLPIAVIKAGGFSEMKAKLPTEYFDPLGIGGETIFTYVLIYTFGMLIGQDIWQRVFTARTDRTARWGGTVAGTYCLVYALAGAVIGTAAKVMYPKLPSADSAFATIVKDELPVGVRGLVLAAALAAVMSTSSGALIACATVANNDIWSKLRGVVSRGRGDEHDEVKGNRVFILIMGVAVIVIAIALNNVVEALTVAYNLLVGGLLVPILGGLLWRRGTAAGALAAVSVGGVAVIGLMATYGILANEPVYYGLLASLAVYVIVSLATKPTDAAVLVAWRERLAGKGADSDETAPESVTV
- the speB gene encoding agmatinase: MSSNETPRGPIDSSRVPRYAGPATFARLPRLDEVGTADVAVVGVPFDTGVSYRPGARFGGNAIREASRLLRPYNPAQDASPFALAQVADAGDIAANPFNINEAVETIEAAADDLLGTGARMMTLGGDHTIALPLLRSVAKKHGPVALLHFDAHLDTWDTYFGAEYTHGTPFRRAVEEGILDTSALSHVGTRGPLYGKQDLDDDAKMGFGIVTSADVMRRGVDEIADQLRQRIGDRPLYISIDIDVLDPAHAPGTGTPEAGGLTSRELLEIVRGLSSCNLVSADLVEVAPAYDHAEITSVAASHTAYELTTIMSRQIAAAKGVEGK
- a CDS encoding thiamine pyrophosphate-binding protein, encoding MTHDHHDERPQLTPEQIAAALNPSAGRNGGDLVVETLQGLGATTVFGLPGQHALGMFDALRRSSLSYVGLRVENNAGFAADAYGRITGEVAPLLLSTGPGALTSLAALQEAAAASAPVLAISSQIPTAGLGGGRHGYLHELRDQKASFRDVVKSVHTVRTASQIPSAIAAAWESALTAPHGPVWIEIPQDVLLAETTLPAVTAMDATPRPLHARPELTAVAAHLLANAERPAIIAGGGVVRSDASGKLLALAEKIDAPVVTTFGGKGAFPWEHPLSLQSWLEDRHTTDFLEAADVLLVIGSGLGELSSNYHTFSPRGRVIQIEADAGKLESNHPALGIHADAREALADLLEAVDRREDPSAADRVRTVLEAVRERIAGQDLTLEQQLIASVREALPDTSPSFWDMTILAYWAWSAFDARHPNTMHSAQGAGGLGYGFPAALGAAAADRTKPVLAVSGDGGAMYSIAELATARQYDLPVTWLIIDDGGYGILREYMTGAFGEATATELSRPDFVALAESFGVPAVRTTPETLADDLSKSFAEPGPSVVVLPALLRMFEPTHL